The Ancylothrix sp. D3o genome segment TAGTCGCTTTTCCCTACAAAAGTTAGATTCATAAAAATCCTTTCTGTGGGTCAAGGGGAGGGGTTTGGTACAGAGGTCAGATGGCTACAGGTTCCGGTTTAATGATATTGGTTAAAATTGATGCCGGTGCCTTGGTGTGAGGCCATGCGAAAGCGTGACGAAAAGCTGCTTCTTGACAGGCTTGTAATTGCCGAAAATCGATGATATCCAGCGTCAGCAAATTTTCATACTCAAAGGGCAATCGCATATTATGCAAACCGGCATTATCCGTGCAAATGGCAATATCAACTCCGGCCTCAAAACAACGATCAAAAACAATTTTTAACTGTTGCAAGTCCTTGAGAGTGCCGGTTTTGATATAGGTGGTAGGACACACTTCTAAACATTGGTTACGGCGGGCAATTTCTGGCAACAATTCAGGATGTTTTAAGGGAATTTGGATGCCGTGCCCAATTCGCATTAAATAGGGTAAAAGTTCTGGATAACAACCGCTCTCGGTTTCGTAAAGGTGGCCGGTGGTATTTAAACCCAAAGAACGCGCATAATGATAAAGCCCAATAAATTCGTCCAACCTTTCAGCATATTGGGCGTCGCCACCGGCTAAATCAACGCCACAAACAAAATGTCGAGATTGAGCGGCTAAATCAACAATTGCGCGGTTGACTTCATAAGGTAAGCGAGAATGCAAACACAAAATTTGACTTGTAATCAGCGGACAATCATTTAACTGACTGGCAGTGCCAACAATTTGAACAATCTCTGCCATTTTGTCAATACGCTCAGACTGACTCAAATGTTCTGGGGTGCGTAAATAAGGCGTGTAGCGTAATTCTAAATACGCGAGATTTTCAAAGGTATAGGCGCCGCGAATTAGCCGATAAATAAAGTACGGCAACATTTCTGCCGTTTGTACACCTTCAACCAAGGTGTGCAGTTCTAAATATTCATCAAGCGTGTTGCGGGGTTTGGTGTAAAATATCTCAAAATCTTGATATTCCTCAAAGCGCTGGGTAAATTCCCCGTTATGCCGTTGGAAATAACGCCAGAGAATGCGAGGCACAACCGAACCGCCTAAGTGCCGGTGTAATTCTGCGTGTAAAGCCACAATAACCTCAATAATTTTTTAGAGTTTGAATTGGAGATTTTAGATATTTGCATCTAAAACCTTTACAGGAAGCAGGAGACAAGCAAGGAACTCTTGCGCTTATTTTTCAAATTCGGGTGTGTTGTGCGTGGCAGGGTGGCGGCACATCTTGTCCCGTCGCCCTTGGGGTAAAGCTGTGATGA includes the following:
- a CDS encoding adenosine deaminase, which produces MALHAELHRHLGGSVVPRILWRYFQRHNGEFTQRFEEYQDFEIFYTKPRNTLDEYLELHTLVEGVQTAEMLPYFIYRLIRGAYTFENLAYLELRYTPYLRTPEHLSQSERIDKMAEIVQIVGTASQLNDCPLITSQILCLHSRLPYEVNRAIVDLAAQSRHFVCGVDLAGGDAQYAERLDEFIGLYHYARSLGLNTTGHLYETESGCYPELLPYLMRIGHGIQIPLKHPELLPEIARRNQCLEVCPTTYIKTGTLKDLQQLKIVFDRCFEAGVDIAICTDNAGLHNMRLPFEYENLLTLDIIDFRQLQACQEAAFRHAFAWPHTKAPASILTNIIKPEPVAI